The Thiogranum longum genome includes a region encoding these proteins:
- the ccoN gene encoding cytochrome-c oxidase, cbb3-type subunit I produces MDSQTTYNYKVVRQFTVMTIVWGIVGMLVGVFIAAELVWPELSWDLPWLTFSRLRPLHTNAVIFAFGGSALFATSYYVVQRTCQTRLFSDKLAAFTFWGWTLVIVLAAITLPLGITTSKEYAELEWPIDILITVVWVSYAIVFFGTIMKRRVKHIYVANWFYGAFILTVAVLHLVNSAEIPVSLTKSYSVYPGAIDAMVQWWYGHNAVGFFLTAGFLGMMYYFVPKQAGRPVYSYRLSVVHFWALISTYMWAGPHHLHYTALPVWAQSLGMVFSLILLAPSWGGMINGIMTLSGAWHKLRDDPILKFLIVSLSFYGMSTFEGPMMSIKTINALSHYTDWTIGHVHSGALGWVAMVSIGSVYFLIPKLFGREQMYSIKLIDWHFWMSTIGVVLYIVSMWISGIMQGLMWRAVNDDGTLTYSFVESLEAMYPYYFVRFLGGALFFSGMLVMAYNVIRTTSGAEPADAPVPQTA; encoded by the coding sequence ATGGACTCACAGACCACATACAACTACAAGGTTGTGCGCCAGTTTACCGTGATGACTATCGTATGGGGCATCGTCGGCATGCTGGTCGGCGTCTTTATCGCCGCCGAGCTGGTATGGCCGGAGTTAAGCTGGGATCTGCCCTGGTTAACCTTCAGCCGCCTGCGCCCACTGCATACCAATGCCGTCATTTTTGCTTTCGGTGGATCGGCGCTGTTTGCGACTTCATATTATGTCGTGCAGCGCACCTGCCAGACGCGGCTGTTCTCTGACAAGCTGGCAGCATTCACCTTCTGGGGGTGGACGCTGGTGATTGTTCTGGCTGCTATCACCCTGCCACTGGGTATCACCACCAGCAAGGAATACGCAGAACTGGAATGGCCCATTGATATTCTCATCACTGTGGTCTGGGTGTCATACGCCATCGTATTTTTCGGTACCATCATGAAACGCCGCGTCAAGCATATCTATGTGGCGAACTGGTTCTATGGTGCATTTATCCTGACCGTCGCAGTTCTGCACCTGGTCAACAGTGCCGAGATACCGGTAAGCCTGACCAAATCCTATTCGGTCTACCCGGGTGCCATCGACGCCATGGTGCAGTGGTGGTATGGACATAATGCTGTGGGTTTCTTCCTGACGGCCGGATTCCTCGGCATGATGTACTACTTCGTCCCCAAACAGGCGGGGCGCCCTGTGTATTCCTATCGCCTGTCGGTGGTACACTTCTGGGCCCTGATCTCAACGTATATGTGGGCCGGCCCGCATCATCTGCACTACACGGCATTGCCGGTATGGGCACAATCATTGGGCATGGTGTTCTCGCTGATTCTGCTCGCCCCTTCATGGGGTGGCATGATCAACGGCATTATGACGCTGTCGGGCGCCTGGCATAAACTTCGTGATGATCCGATCCTCAAGTTCCTGATCGTGTCGCTGTCCTTCTACGGAATGTCTACCTTCGAAGGCCCGATGATGTCGATCAAGACTATCAATGCACTGTCTCACTACACCGACTGGACTATCGGCCACGTGCATTCCGGTGCGCTGGGCTGGGTTGCCATGGTGTCGATCGGCTCGGTCTACTTCCTGATTCCAAAACTGTTCGGGCGTGAGCAGATGTACTCTATCAAGCTCATCGACTGGCACTTCTGGATGTCAACCATCGGCGTCGTGCTGTACATCGTCTCCATGTGGATCTCCGGCATTATGCAGGGCCTTATGTGGCGGGCTGTCAATGATGACGGCACGCTGACCTACAGCTTTGTCGAGTCACTGGAAGCCATGTACCCCTACTACTTCGTCCGCTTCCTGGGTGGTGCGCTGTTCTTCAGCGGCATGTTGGTGATGGCCTACAACGTTATCAGGACCACTTCCGGTGCCGAACCTGCCGATGCCCCGGTCCCACAGACGGCGTGA
- the ccoO gene encoding cytochrome-c oxidase, cbb3-type subunit II produces MSHEVVEKNIGLMAVLILLVISVGGLVEIVPLFFVKSTTEPVEGLKPYTALQLEGRDIYVREGCYLCHSQMIRPFRAETERYGHYSVAGEFVYDHPFQWGSKRTGPDLARVGGRYSDDWHRVHLTNPRDVVPESNMPSFPWLGETELDGKLIKKKMRVMNMLISATCNGCDTYSDAEIEQAPETLKGKTELDALIDYLQVLGTSISSRR; encoded by the coding sequence ATGAGTCATGAAGTCGTCGAAAAAAATATCGGTCTGATGGCGGTACTGATCCTGCTGGTCATCAGTGTCGGCGGGCTGGTCGAAATTGTTCCGCTGTTTTTTGTGAAGAGCACAACGGAGCCTGTCGAAGGGTTAAAACCCTACACGGCACTGCAACTGGAAGGGCGTGACATCTATGTACGTGAAGGCTGTTACCTCTGCCATTCACAGATGATCCGGCCGTTCCGCGCCGAGACAGAACGCTATGGTCACTACTCGGTGGCGGGTGAGTTCGTATACGACCATCCATTCCAGTGGGGATCCAAACGCACAGGCCCGGATCTGGCACGTGTTGGCGGTCGTTACAGTGATGACTGGCACCGTGTACACCTGACAAATCCACGCGATGTCGTTCCGGAATCCAACATGCCGAGCTTCCCCTGGCTGGGGGAAACCGAACTGGATGGCAAGCTGATCAAAAAGAAAATGCGCGTCATGAATATGCTCATCAGCGCCACCTGCAATGGTTGCGATACCTACAGTGATGCGGAAATCGAACAGGCCCCGGAAACACTCAAGGGCAAAACCGAGCTGGATGCACTTATCGACTACCTGCAAGTGCTCGGCACCAGCATTTCATCACGGAGGTAA
- a CDS encoding cbb3-type cytochrome oxidase subunit 3, translating into MDLNTLRGITTALALIAFLAVCIWAWSKNRKSAFDEAANLPFADDSNLEPKDASHE; encoded by the coding sequence ATGGATCTCAATACATTGCGTGGCATCACCACGGCACTTGCACTGATCGCTTTCCTTGCCGTCTGTATCTGGGCCTGGAGCAAAAACCGCAAGAGTGCCTTCGACGAAGCGGCGAACCTGCCGTTCGCCGATGACAGTAATCTTGAACCAAAGGATGCAAGCCATGAATGA